The Mangrovimonas cancribranchiae nucleotide sequence AATCGAAAGCACTTGCAAATGCTGGTTGTAAATTAGGGTTTCCCTGGAACACATTAGTTCTACTAGAACGTGTAGGGAAAGGATTGATAAACCAACCGCGTGGACGGTTAATTCGCCTGTTATATCCGGCTGAAATGCTTTCTTCTGTGTCTGAATCTTCGCCACTTAAATTATAAATAACATTTACTGTTGGGAATAGCCCTAGGTAATTATTGTCAAAATCGGTATCAATAGGAAAACCATACGTATCATTTAATTCTTGATCGGTTAATCTTGAATCTATTTTTCCTTTAAGCTGTGTGTGTTCTAAACGTAACCCAAGTAAAAATGAAAATTTACCAAACTTAGTTCCGTATTGCGAGTAAATAGCATTAACATTTTCATCATAATCAAATACATTTGTATATTGATCATTAATTATCATTTCTCCTGTATCTGTATCTTCTTGTACTAAACGATAATCGGTTACTTCATTTTCAAAGTTACCACGATAACCCGCTTCAAATCTTGAATTTTCCCCTAAAGGCAATACATAATCGGCTTGAATTAAATATTCTTTTTGATCTTCTTGAGTAAACTCTTGCTCAATTTGAAAGGGCTCAGGATTTGCGTTATTGGTAAAAATATAGTCTTCATTTAAGTAGGTAAACTGCTCTTCAGAATCGTTTTCATATTGAAAATCGACGGTTAATTTATGGTCGCGATCGTCACCAAATTGGTTTTGATAATTTAATGAAATTTGATAGCTATTATCTTCTTCATTTTGATCTTCACGGCGTAGCGTTTTTTCAGTTGGAGTATTATCTCTAAATCGATCTGTATTGTTAATAGATAAATCAGCATCTTCACCATATCGGTAAAAAATACTACCTGTTATAGAAGATTTATCGGTAAGGAAATATTCCATACCAATATTTGCATTGTAATTACGGTTTAAGCGTTCTACTTCTTGATCTTCACGAATACGCTCATCTGCAAGGAATCCATTTTCATCTGGTACATCAAAGTAAGTCGCATCTGAAAAATTTGTTCTTGGTGCATCAAAATAACGCCAGCCTAAATTGGCAAAGAGGTTATATTTTTCTTTACGATAGTTTAAGTTAGCCGATAATCCCGCATTATCTGGATGTCCTAAAGTTAGGTTTACAGAACCGTTAAATCCTAGGGTTTCTTTTTGGCGTAGAATAATATTTAAAATACCGGCAGTTCCTTCGGCATCATATCGTGCCGATGGTGATGTAATAACTTCTACACGCTCAATAGCTTCGGCAGGTAATTGACTTAAAATATTGGTGTCGCCAAAGCCAGCCATAGCTGATGGTTTTCCGTTAATTAAAATACGGACATTTTCGTTACCACGAAGGCTAATGGCACCTTCAATATCTACAGAAACAGAGGGTACATTATTTAGAGCGTCGCTTACGGTTCCTCCAGCAGTGGTAAGGTCTTTACCAATATTGTATACTTTTTTATCTAGTTTTATTTCAACGGTAGTACGTTCGGCTATAATTTCTACTTCATCTAATGCTTGTGCGCTTTCTTCTAAAATTATGGTGCCAAGGTTAGTATCTGTAGTTAATTCTTTATTTTCAAAAGTTTTTTTTGTGAATGAGATAAATTCAACAGAGACATCGTAAGTACCGCTTTTAACAGGAATACTAAAGTTCCCATCTAGGTCAGTAATACCACCAGTAACAATTTTGTTTTCAATTTTACTAAAAAACGCTACGGTAGCATATTCTAAAGGTTGTTTAGTGGCTTTGTCCACCACTTTACCAGTAATGGTGACTTCCTTTTTGTTTTGAGCGTGACTCGTAGTAAATGAAAGAATGGCAATTGCAATGCCAAAAAAGAATTTATTCATGGTTGTAGTTTTCTTTTTAGGACTGCAAAAGTAAATTATGGTTTAGTGGGCTTTGGTTAAATGTATGTTAAATAAAGCGCCCAACTAGTAGGGTTTCGTTAAAACTAAATAATGGTTTTAATGTTTTCTGGTGGACGACCTACAACAGCTTTATCACCATTAATAACTATAGGTCTTTCTATTAGTTTTGGGTTTGTAACCATGGCTTTAATTAAAGCGTCATCAGAAAGTTCTTTTCCTTTATAATCAGATTTCCAAATGGCTTCATTTTTTCTAATTAAATCGATAGGAGTGATGCCTAATTTTTTAATAATTTGAGTTAATTCTTCTTCTGTTGGAACATCATTTAAGTATTTAACAACTTTAAATTCTTTTCCTGAATTTTCTAAAATGCTTAAGCCTTCTCTAGACTTACTGCATCTTGGGTTGTGGTATATGGTAATCATTATTTTAAAGTTTTAATTAAAGAGTTATAAGGTTTCT carries:
- the arsC gene encoding arsenate reductase (glutaredoxin) (This arsenate reductase requires both glutathione and glutaredoxin to convert arsenate to arsenite, after which the efflux transporter formed by ArsA and ArsB can extrude the arsenite from the cell, providing resistance.), yielding MITIYHNPRCSKSREGLSILENSGKEFKVVKYLNDVPTEEELTQIIKKLGITPIDLIRKNEAIWKSDYKGKELSDDALIKAMVTNPKLIERPIVINGDKAVVGRPPENIKTII
- a CDS encoding TonB-dependent receptor domain-containing protein, whose product is MNKFFFGIAIAILSFTTSHAQNKKEVTITGKVVDKATKQPLEYATVAFFSKIENKIVTGGITDLDGNFSIPVKSGTYDVSVEFISFTKKTFENKELTTDTNLGTIILEESAQALDEVEIIAERTTVEIKLDKKVYNIGKDLTTAGGTVSDALNNVPSVSVDIEGAISLRGNENVRILINGKPSAMAGFGDTNILSQLPAEAIERVEVITSPSARYDAEGTAGILNIILRQKETLGFNGSVNLTLGHPDNAGLSANLNYRKEKYNLFANLGWRYFDAPRTNFSDATYFDVPDENGFLADERIREDQEVERLNRNYNANIGMEYFLTDKSSITGSIFYRYGEDADLSINNTDRFRDNTPTEKTLRREDQNEEDNSYQISLNYQNQFGDDRDHKLTVDFQYENDSEEQFTYLNEDYIFTNNANPEPFQIEQEFTQEDQKEYLIQADYVLPLGENSRFEAGYRGNFENEVTDYRLVQEDTDTGEMIINDQYTNVFDYDENVNAIYSQYGTKFGKFSFLLGLRLEHTQLKGKIDSRLTDQELNDTYGFPIDTDFDNNYLGLFPTVNVIYNLSGEDSDTEESISAGYNRRINRPRGWFINPFPTRSSRTNVFQGNPNLQPAFASAFDLGYLKRWDKLTFTTSVYYQHETDSFDWIEEGIQVNGTNVVRTIPVNLATNQRTGAELGVMYNPKKWLRLNSSFNFFQFKTDGEFNNVDYSTENNSWFARFSSKVTLPWEIDWQTNAHYRGARQDAQSDTDGIFSMDLAFSKEFLNNNATISLNVRDLLNSRKRNSLTTTESFTRYRESQWRQRQINLSFIYRFNQQKQRQRGNRNGGGMNDDMEFQG